In the Molothrus aeneus isolate 106 chromosome 28, BPBGC_Maene_1.0, whole genome shotgun sequence genome, one interval contains:
- the AOC3 gene encoding amine oxidase [copper-containing] 3 isoform X1: MNLKPVLILLGLALATIFALVCVLLTRERSPRTCQHLPPEQEETEDGQSLVFADLTAEEMSQVVRYLQGHLGVPLVEASRAEPSENCIAWLDVQVPAKAEVLRFLDSGGARPPREALAVLYFGKQPEPNITELVVGPLPRPAYHRDVTVRKYGGKVPYHRRPTLAVEYKQIGGFLKSQVFPSAPAFMQQVMEYDGANLAAVTAAPRGFQSGDRVTWFVLFQNVSGFFLHPVGLEVLVDHSSLDVSEWAVSRVFYNGQYYRDMVQLESAYVQGRISVEKVRRAPQDGDFSSMKPRAPAAAPFPLQFEPQGPRYRVRNNQVLFQGWSFAFGMSVSRGLRLFDIRHKGERVAYEISVQEALSVYGSNCPAGMSTRYMDGSFGLGRYTSPLVPGVDCPYLATFVDTLSLSDSLRPKKRKASLCIFEQNLGSPLRRHYSNLQSLYYGGLVNSALVLRSIATVGNYDYVWDFIFYQNGALEGKVQATGYPSSSFLHGDGLRYGNRLWEHTLGTIHTHFVNYKVDLDVAGVKNSLMAHDMVFEMAQAPWSPEQQIERPRLTKRVLDTEDQAAFLLHSKMPRYIYFAANSKNKWGHQRGYRIQITSSAGDHIPEASSMERAISWARYQLAVTRRKEEEPTSTSIYNQNDPWTPTVAFADFINNETITNEDLVAWITAGFLHIPHSEDIPNTVTVGNSVGFLLRPYNYYDLDPSIYSQDGVFFTSEQDFTACEINPLACLPKTASCLPNFPPFTFDGFRNMSRL; encoded by the exons ATGAACTTGAAACCCGTGCTCATCCTCCTTGGTCTGGCCTTAGCCACGATCTTCGCTTTGGTCTGCGTGCTGCTGACCAGGGAAAGGAGCCCCAGGACGTGCCAGCACCTGCCCCCGGAGCAGGAGGAGACGGAGGATGGCCAGAGCCTGGTGTTTGCTGACCTGACGGCCGAGGAGATGTCGCAGGTGGTGCGGTACCTGCAGGGCCACCTCGGGGTGCCGCTGGTGGAGGCGTCGCGCGCCGAGCCCTCGGAGAACTGCATCGCCTGGCTGGACGTGCAGGTGCCCGCCAAGGCAGAGGTGCTGCGGTTCCTGGACTCAGGGGGGGCTCGTCCCCCCCGggaggctctggctgtgctgtacTTTGGGAAGCAGCCAGAGCCCAACATCACCGAGCTGGTGGTGGGGCCGCTGCCCAGGCCGGCGTACCACCGGGACGTGACGGTGCGCAAGTACGGGGGGAAGGTGCCCTACCACCGCAGGCCCACGCTGGCTGTTGAGTACAAGCAGATTGGAGGCTTTCTGAAGAGCCAAGTGTTCCCCTCAGCTCCAGCTTTCATGCAGCAAGTCATGGAGTACGATGGAGCCAACCTTGCCGCCGTGACAGCTGCTCCCCGTGGGTTCCAGTCTGGGGACAGGGTCACCTGGTTTGTCCTGTTTCAGAACGTGAGCGGATTCTTTCTGCACCCCgtggggctggaggtgctggtggaCCATAGCAGCCTGGACGTGTCGGAGTGGGCGGTGAGCAGGGTGTTCTACAACGGGCAGTACTACAGGGACATGGTGCAGCTGGAGAGCGCCTACGTGCAGGGTCGGATCAGCGTGGAGAAGGTGAGGAGGGCGCCACAGGACGGGGATTTCTCCTCCATGAAGCCTCGAGCGCCCGCGGCCGCGCCGTTCCCGCTGCAGTTCGAGCCGCAGGGTCCCCGCTACAGGGTCAGGAACAACCAGGTGCtcttccagggctggagctttGCCTTTGGCATGAGCGTGAGCAGGGGCCTGCGGCTGTTTGACATCCGACACAAGGGGGAGAGGGTTGCCTACGAGATCAGCGTGCAGGAGGCGCTGTCCGTGTACGGCTCCAACTGCCCGGCGGGGATGTCCACCCGCTACATGGACGGCAGCTTCGGCCTGGGGCGCTACACCTCGCCCCTGGTGCCAGGGGTGGACTGCCCCTACCTGGCCACCTTTGTGGACACGCTCTCTCTGTCTGACAGCCTGAGGCCCAAGAAGAGGAAGGCTTCGCTCTGCATCTTTGAGCAGAACCTGGGCTCGCCTCTGAGGCGCCACTACTCCAACTTGCAGTCGCTCTACTACGGGGGGCTGGTGAACTCGGCTCTGGTGCTGCGCTCCATCGCCACCGTGGGCAACTACGACTACGTGTGGGACTTCATCTTCTACCAGAACGGGGCCCTGGAGGGCAAGGTGCAGGCCACGGGGTACCCAAGCTCATCCTTTCTCCATGGGGATGGCCTGAGATATGGCAATAGGCTTTGGGAGCACACCCTGGGTACAATACACACCCATTTTGTCAACTACAAGGTGGACTTGGATGTGGCAG GGGTAAAAAACTCCCTCATGGCCCATGACATGGTGTTTGAGATGGCACAGGCTCcctggagcccagagcagcagatagAGAGGCCACGACTCACCAAGAGAGTCCTGGACACAGAAGACCAGGCTGCCTTCCTGCTCCACTCCAAGATGCCCAGATACATCTACTTTGCTGCCAACAGCAAAAACAAGTGGGGCCACCAGCGTGGCTACAGGATCCAGATCACCAGTTCTGCAGGGGACCACATCCCTGAGGCCAGCTCCATGGAGAGAGCCATCAGCTGGGCAAG GTACCAGCTGGCTGTCACccggaggaaggaggaggagcccaccagcaccagcatctaCAACCAGAACGACCCCTGGACACCCACTGTGGCCTTTGCTGACTTCATCAACAACGAGACCATCACCAACGAG GACCTGGTTGCCTGGATAACTGCTGGCTTCCTCCACATTCCACACTCTGAGGATATTCCCAACACTGTGACCGTGGGAAACTCGGTTGGTTTTCTCCTGAGGCCCTACAACTACTATGACCTGGACCCCTCTATATACTCCCAGGATGGTGTGTTTTTCACCAGCGAGCAGGACTTTACAGCGTGTGAAATCAACCCTCTTGCCTGCCTGCCCAAAACTGCCTCTTGTTTGCCAAACTTCCCCCCGTTCACTTTTGATGGTTTTCGAAATATGAGCAGGCTTTAA
- the AOC3 gene encoding amine oxidase [copper-containing] 3 isoform X2, which yields MNLKPVLILLGLALATIFALVCVLLTRERSPRTCQHLPPEQEETEDGQSLVFADLTAEEMSQVVRYLQGHLGVPLVEASRAEPSENCIAWLDVQVPAKAEVLRFLDSGGARPPREALAVLYFGKQPEPNITELVVGPLPRPAYHRDVTVRKYGGKVPYHRRPTLAVEYKQIGGFLKSQVFPSAPAFMQQVMEYDGANLAAVTAAPRGFQSGDRVTWFVLFQNVSGFFLHPVGLEVLVDHSSLDVSEWAVSRVFYNGQYYRDMVQLESAYVQGRISVEKVRRAPQDGDFSSMKPRAPAAAPFPLQFEPQGPRYRVRNNQVLFQGWSFAFGMSVSRGLRLFDIRHKGERVAYEISVQEALSVYGSNCPAGMSTRYMDGSFGLGRYTSPLVPGVDCPYLATFVDTLSLSDSLRPKKRKASLCIFEQNLGSPLRRHYSNLQSLYYGGLVNSALVLRSIATVGNYDYVWDFIFYQNGALEGKVQATGYPSSSFLHGDGLRYGNRLWEHTLGTIHTHFVNYKVDLDVAGVKNSLMAHDMVFEMAQAPWSPEQQIERPRLTKRVLDTEDQAAFLLHSKMPRYIYFAANSKNKWGHQRGYQLAVTRRKEEEPTSTSIYNQNDPWTPTVAFADFINNETITNEDLVAWITAGFLHIPHSEDIPNTVTVGNSVGFLLRPYNYYDLDPSIYSQDGVFFTSEQDFTACEINPLACLPKTASCLPNFPPFTFDGFRNMSRL from the exons ATGAACTTGAAACCCGTGCTCATCCTCCTTGGTCTGGCCTTAGCCACGATCTTCGCTTTGGTCTGCGTGCTGCTGACCAGGGAAAGGAGCCCCAGGACGTGCCAGCACCTGCCCCCGGAGCAGGAGGAGACGGAGGATGGCCAGAGCCTGGTGTTTGCTGACCTGACGGCCGAGGAGATGTCGCAGGTGGTGCGGTACCTGCAGGGCCACCTCGGGGTGCCGCTGGTGGAGGCGTCGCGCGCCGAGCCCTCGGAGAACTGCATCGCCTGGCTGGACGTGCAGGTGCCCGCCAAGGCAGAGGTGCTGCGGTTCCTGGACTCAGGGGGGGCTCGTCCCCCCCGggaggctctggctgtgctgtacTTTGGGAAGCAGCCAGAGCCCAACATCACCGAGCTGGTGGTGGGGCCGCTGCCCAGGCCGGCGTACCACCGGGACGTGACGGTGCGCAAGTACGGGGGGAAGGTGCCCTACCACCGCAGGCCCACGCTGGCTGTTGAGTACAAGCAGATTGGAGGCTTTCTGAAGAGCCAAGTGTTCCCCTCAGCTCCAGCTTTCATGCAGCAAGTCATGGAGTACGATGGAGCCAACCTTGCCGCCGTGACAGCTGCTCCCCGTGGGTTCCAGTCTGGGGACAGGGTCACCTGGTTTGTCCTGTTTCAGAACGTGAGCGGATTCTTTCTGCACCCCgtggggctggaggtgctggtggaCCATAGCAGCCTGGACGTGTCGGAGTGGGCGGTGAGCAGGGTGTTCTACAACGGGCAGTACTACAGGGACATGGTGCAGCTGGAGAGCGCCTACGTGCAGGGTCGGATCAGCGTGGAGAAGGTGAGGAGGGCGCCACAGGACGGGGATTTCTCCTCCATGAAGCCTCGAGCGCCCGCGGCCGCGCCGTTCCCGCTGCAGTTCGAGCCGCAGGGTCCCCGCTACAGGGTCAGGAACAACCAGGTGCtcttccagggctggagctttGCCTTTGGCATGAGCGTGAGCAGGGGCCTGCGGCTGTTTGACATCCGACACAAGGGGGAGAGGGTTGCCTACGAGATCAGCGTGCAGGAGGCGCTGTCCGTGTACGGCTCCAACTGCCCGGCGGGGATGTCCACCCGCTACATGGACGGCAGCTTCGGCCTGGGGCGCTACACCTCGCCCCTGGTGCCAGGGGTGGACTGCCCCTACCTGGCCACCTTTGTGGACACGCTCTCTCTGTCTGACAGCCTGAGGCCCAAGAAGAGGAAGGCTTCGCTCTGCATCTTTGAGCAGAACCTGGGCTCGCCTCTGAGGCGCCACTACTCCAACTTGCAGTCGCTCTACTACGGGGGGCTGGTGAACTCGGCTCTGGTGCTGCGCTCCATCGCCACCGTGGGCAACTACGACTACGTGTGGGACTTCATCTTCTACCAGAACGGGGCCCTGGAGGGCAAGGTGCAGGCCACGGGGTACCCAAGCTCATCCTTTCTCCATGGGGATGGCCTGAGATATGGCAATAGGCTTTGGGAGCACACCCTGGGTACAATACACACCCATTTTGTCAACTACAAGGTGGACTTGGATGTGGCAG GGGTAAAAAACTCCCTCATGGCCCATGACATGGTGTTTGAGATGGCACAGGCTCcctggagcccagagcagcagatagAGAGGCCACGACTCACCAAGAGAGTCCTGGACACAGAAGACCAGGCTGCCTTCCTGCTCCACTCCAAGATGCCCAGATACATCTACTTTGCTGCCAACAGCAAAAACAAGTGGGGCCACCAGCGTG GGTACCAGCTGGCTGTCACccggaggaaggaggaggagcccaccagcaccagcatctaCAACCAGAACGACCCCTGGACACCCACTGTGGCCTTTGCTGACTTCATCAACAACGAGACCATCACCAACGAG GACCTGGTTGCCTGGATAACTGCTGGCTTCCTCCACATTCCACACTCTGAGGATATTCCCAACACTGTGACCGTGGGAAACTCGGTTGGTTTTCTCCTGAGGCCCTACAACTACTATGACCTGGACCCCTCTATATACTCCCAGGATGGTGTGTTTTTCACCAGCGAGCAGGACTTTACAGCGTGTGAAATCAACCCTCTTGCCTGCCTGCCCAAAACTGCCTCTTGTTTGCCAAACTTCCCCCCGTTCACTTTTGATGGTTTTCGAAATATGAGCAGGCTTTAA
- the AOC3 gene encoding amine oxidase [copper-containing] 3 isoform X3 codes for MINTHFVNYKVDLDVAGVKNSLMAHDMVFEMAQAPWSPEQQIERPRLTKRVLDTEDQAAFLLHSKMPRYIYFAANSKNKWGHQRGYRIQITSSAGDHIPEASSMERAISWARYQLAVTRRKEEEPTSTSIYNQNDPWTPTVAFADFINNETITNEDLVAWITAGFLHIPHSEDIPNTVTVGNSVGFLLRPYNYYDLDPSIYSQDGVFFTSEQDFTACEINPLACLPKTASCLPNFPPFTFDGFRNMSRL; via the exons ATGATAAACACTCATTTTGTCAACTACAAGGTGGACTTGGATGTGGCAG GGGTAAAAAACTCCCTCATGGCCCATGACATGGTGTTTGAGATGGCACAGGCTCcctggagcccagagcagcagatagAGAGGCCACGACTCACCAAGAGAGTCCTGGACACAGAAGACCAGGCTGCCTTCCTGCTCCACTCCAAGATGCCCAGATACATCTACTTTGCTGCCAACAGCAAAAACAAGTGGGGCCACCAGCGTGGCTACAGGATCCAGATCACCAGTTCTGCAGGGGACCACATCCCTGAGGCCAGCTCCATGGAGAGAGCCATCAGCTGGGCAAG GTACCAGCTGGCTGTCACccggaggaaggaggaggagcccaccagcaccagcatctaCAACCAGAACGACCCCTGGACACCCACTGTGGCCTTTGCTGACTTCATCAACAACGAGACCATCACCAACGAG GACCTGGTTGCCTGGATAACTGCTGGCTTCCTCCACATTCCACACTCTGAGGATATTCCCAACACTGTGACCGTGGGAAACTCGGTTGGTTTTCTCCTGAGGCCCTACAACTACTATGACCTGGACCCCTCTATATACTCCCAGGATGGTGTGTTTTTCACCAGCGAGCAGGACTTTACAGCGTGTGAAATCAACCCTCTTGCCTGCCTGCCCAAAACTGCCTCTTGTTTGCCAAACTTCCCCCCGTTCACTTTTGATGGTTTTCGAAATATGAGCAGGCTTTAA